In Intestinibacillus sp. Marseille-P6563, a single genomic region encodes these proteins:
- a CDS encoding HPr family phosphocarrier protein produces MKTFTYTITDALGIHARPAGLLVKAATPFQSEITLETPAKKASAKRMMAVMGLGVKQGTELKVTVEGADEEEAAAAMEAFFKENL; encoded by the coding sequence ATGAAGACTTTTACCTACACCATTACCGATGCACTCGGCATCCACGCTCGTCCGGCTGGCCTGCTGGTTAAGGCAGCTACCCCGTTCCAGAGCGAAATCACGCTGGAAACCCCGGCCAAGAAGGCCAGCGCAAAGCGCATGATGGCTGTTATGGGCCTGGGCGTTAAGCAGGGCACCGAGCTGAAGGTTACGGTGGAAGGCGCTGACGAAGAAGAAGCTGCTGCTGCAATGGAAGCTTTCTTCAAAGAAAACCTGTAA